One Nocardioides aromaticivorans genomic window carries:
- a CDS encoding MarR family winged helix-turn-helix transcriptional regulator: MPEDWTDRHVARWRDHWLDIAFDDQVEAAFVRIGRIDRYLRHAKQHAVAEVGLTDFEYDTLHVLMIRDTPGSASPTELAAELAVSGAGMTGRLDGLEKAGWIRRIPSVDDRRRVIVEVTKAGIEIWRRAMDIRGEAENDLADALTERELATLNRLLKKVTVRTEERGAGS, translated from the coding sequence ATGCCCGAGGACTGGACCGACCGCCACGTCGCGCGGTGGCGGGACCACTGGCTCGACATCGCCTTCGACGACCAGGTCGAGGCGGCCTTCGTGCGGATCGGCCGGATCGACCGCTACCTGCGCCACGCCAAGCAGCACGCGGTCGCCGAGGTCGGCCTGACCGACTTCGAGTACGACACCCTCCACGTGCTGATGATCCGCGACACCCCGGGCTCGGCCTCGCCGACCGAGCTGGCCGCGGAGCTCGCCGTCTCCGGAGCCGGCATGACCGGCCGGCTGGACGGCCTCGAGAAGGCCGGCTGGATCCGGCGGATCCCGTCGGTCGACGACCGGCGCCGGGTGATCGTCGAGGTCACCAAGGCCGGCATCGAGATCTGGCGCCGCGCGATGGACATCCGCGGCGAGGCGGAGAACGACCTCGCCGACGCCCTCACCGAGCGGGAGCTCGCGACGCTCAACCGGCTGCTGAAGAAGGTCACCGTGCGCACCGAGGAGCGCGGCGCGGGCAGTTGA
- a CDS encoding WXG100 family type VII secretion target yields MNLGLVHAALDRGKEDIVTAATELRATRDRIDRRVHDLLGKGWTGDAAESFLPIWADWLAGATDAEEGLVAMRELIDAFHRDIRQEDAESQANLDQISAHIIERLG; encoded by the coding sequence GTGAACCTCGGACTCGTCCATGCCGCCCTCGACCGGGGCAAGGAGGACATCGTCACCGCCGCGACCGAGCTGCGGGCCACCCGCGACCGCATCGACCGGAGGGTCCACGACCTGCTCGGGAAGGGATGGACCGGGGACGCCGCCGAGTCCTTCCTCCCGATCTGGGCGGACTGGCTGGCCGGAGCCACCGACGCGGAGGAAGGGCTGGTCGCGATGCGTGAGCTCATCGACGCCTTCCACCGCGACATCCGCCAGGAGGACGCCGAGAGCCAGGCCAACCTCGACCAGATCTCCGCCCACATCATCGAGCGGCTCGGCTGA
- a CDS encoding WXG100 family type VII secretion target has protein sequence MEKSDRYSLDSDELDELVRELTTCHAKIDRSITDFRRQMRILESEWEGLSAEAQKLARAELDKGLDAMALALSDLIAENNDAHGLYVAAWQANVDMWRAVQ, from the coding sequence ATGGAGAAGTCCGACCGGTACTCCCTCGACTCCGACGAGCTCGACGAGCTGGTCCGCGAGCTGACGACCTGCCACGCGAAGATCGACCGCAGCATCACCGACTTCCGCCGCCAGATGCGGATCCTGGAGTCGGAGTGGGAGGGTCTCTCCGCCGAGGCGCAGAAGCTCGCGCGCGCCGAGCTCGACAAGGGACTCGACGCGATGGCGCTGGCCCTCTCGGACCTGATCGCCGAGAACAACGACGCGCACGGCCTCTACGTCGCCGCCTGGCAGGCCAATGTCGACATGTGGCGGGCCGTCCAGTGA